The following proteins are co-located in the Longimicrobium sp. genome:
- a CDS encoding agmatinase family protein, producing the protein MTDPLQGLRAEPDPRDPRAPALLRPRGDADSIEGRVVLLGIPYDGGIPSRPGARFGPRAIRDALSSFGTWDGERGVPPVIDLGDLSLPSMNGAAAHARIEDAARRVFEAGARPIFLGGDHGITGSLIRGLAAARPHTKLALATVDAHLDVREYDDDASLSSGTPFRRALETPVLEGARVAMLGLRRFANSRFYLEWAASHGIHLASVDEVAAQSPERAARAALNRITAHADAFYLSIDMDAADASAAPGVSALGIGGLSAREMIALVRTLAADPRLAAADIMETSPPYDSDGRTAKLAARLLLELLAAAPSPRPPPPPAGAQGG; encoded by the coding sequence ATGACCGATCCGCTCCAGGGCCTCCGCGCCGAGCCCGACCCGCGCGACCCCCGCGCCCCCGCCCTCCTCCGCCCGCGCGGCGACGCGGACTCCATCGAAGGCCGCGTGGTGCTCCTGGGGATTCCGTACGATGGCGGCATCCCGTCGCGCCCTGGCGCGCGCTTCGGCCCGCGCGCCATCCGCGACGCGCTCTCCTCGTTCGGCACGTGGGACGGTGAGCGCGGGGTGCCGCCGGTCATCGACCTGGGCGACCTGTCGCTCCCCTCGATGAACGGCGCGGCGGCGCACGCCCGCATCGAGGACGCGGCGCGGCGCGTGTTCGAGGCCGGCGCGCGTCCCATCTTCCTGGGCGGCGACCACGGGATCACGGGCTCGCTGATTCGCGGCCTCGCCGCCGCGCGCCCGCACACGAAGCTAGCCCTCGCCACCGTCGACGCCCACCTGGACGTGCGCGAGTACGACGACGACGCCTCGCTCTCCAGCGGCACCCCCTTTCGCCGCGCGCTGGAGACGCCGGTGCTGGAGGGCGCGCGCGTGGCGATGCTGGGCCTGCGCCGCTTCGCCAACTCGCGCTTCTACCTGGAGTGGGCGGCGTCCCACGGCATCCACCTGGCGAGCGTCGACGAGGTGGCCGCGCAATCCCCGGAGCGCGCCGCCCGCGCCGCCCTGAACCGCATCACCGCGCACGCCGACGCGTTCTACCTGAGCATCGACATGGACGCCGCGGACGCCTCCGCCGCCCCCGGCGTGAGCGCCCTCGGTATCGGCGGCCTCTCCGCGCGCGAGATGATCGCCCTCGTCCGCACCCTCGCCGCCGACCCGCGCCTCGCCGCCGCCGACATCATGGAGACCTCCCCCCCGTACGACTCCGACGGCCGCACCGCGAAGCTCGCCGCGCGGCTGCTGCTGGAGTTGCTGGCGGCGGCCCCCTCCCCCCGGCCCCCTCCCCCGCCTGCGGGGGCGCAGGGCGGGTGA
- the trpS gene encoding tryptophan--tRNA ligase, with translation MKRILTGIQPSGTLHIGNYFGAMRPILNRQGEGEIFFFLADLHALTSLRDPAALRANVREATADYLACGLDPEKTVCWRQSDVPAHSELMWILSTVTPMRMLELAVSYKEKVEQGIAAYAGLFTYPVLQAADILLYDADVVPVGKDQKQHLEMTRDIATKFNAAYGETLKLPEPEISENVAVVPGLDGRKMSKSYGNALDIFQDEKPLRKRVMSIVTDSTPLEDPKPVEGSNILALYRLVASPEQVARMEDDFRAGGIGYGDFKKRLFEALWEFFAPMRARRAEILARPGYVDEVLEHGARRARDIADATMERVRAAVGLR, from the coding sequence ATGAAGCGCATCCTGACGGGGATCCAGCCTTCGGGCACCCTCCACATCGGCAACTATTTCGGGGCGATGCGCCCGATCCTCAACCGCCAGGGGGAGGGCGAGATCTTCTTCTTCCTGGCCGACCTGCACGCCCTCACCTCGCTGCGCGACCCGGCCGCCCTGCGCGCCAACGTGCGCGAGGCGACGGCCGACTACCTCGCGTGCGGGCTGGACCCCGAGAAGACGGTGTGCTGGCGCCAGTCCGACGTCCCCGCGCACTCCGAGCTGATGTGGATCCTCAGCACCGTCACGCCCATGCGGATGCTGGAGCTGGCGGTGTCGTACAAGGAAAAGGTGGAGCAGGGGATCGCGGCCTACGCGGGCCTCTTCACCTACCCCGTCCTTCAGGCCGCCGACATCCTCCTGTACGACGCGGACGTCGTCCCGGTCGGCAAGGACCAGAAGCAGCACCTGGAGATGACGCGCGACATCGCCACCAAGTTCAACGCGGCGTACGGCGAGACGCTCAAGCTCCCCGAGCCGGAGATCAGCGAGAACGTGGCGGTGGTGCCCGGGCTGGACGGCCGCAAGATGAGCAAGAGCTACGGCAACGCGCTGGACATTTTCCAGGACGAGAAGCCGCTGCGGAAGCGCGTGATGAGCATCGTCACCGACTCCACCCCGCTGGAGGACCCGAAGCCGGTCGAGGGCTCCAACATCCTCGCGCTCTACCGCCTCGTCGCCTCGCCTGAGCAGGTTGCGCGGATGGAGGACGACTTCCGCGCGGGCGGCATCGGATACGGCGACTTCAAGAAGCGGCTGTTCGAGGCGCTGTGGGAGTTCTTTGCCCCCATGCGCGCCCGCCGCGCCGAGATCCTGGCGCGACCCGGCTACGTGGACGAGGTGCTGGAGCACGGCGCCCGACGCGCCCGCGACATCGCGGATGCGACGATGGAGCGGGTGCGGGCGGCGGTGGGGTTGCGGTAG
- a CDS encoding LysR substrate-binding domain-containing protein, giving the protein MALELRHLRYFVAVAEELHFGRAARRLHIAQPPLSQRIRQLEEMVGTVLLRRTSRRVELTPAGDAFLEGARRTLAAAEGTVELARRVGRGEVASVRVGFADSAALSIFPAAVRKHRRAFPEVHLELVEGPTRVHVQAVEDTHLDLAVVRGPVAPSPGVVAETVFREPLVVAMHASHPLARRRRIPLGALRDEPIVLFPRHLAPEFHDWITRLCMEKGFVPRVAHEGAEYQTILSLVAADVGVSLVPASVRSIGRPEIRFRPLLDCAETAEIAVVYRPGRAFSAMTAFIDTLRHIHTEFPAG; this is encoded by the coding sequence ATGGCGCTCGAGCTTCGCCACCTGCGCTACTTCGTCGCCGTCGCGGAGGAGCTGCACTTCGGGCGGGCGGCGCGGCGGCTTCACATCGCGCAGCCGCCGCTCAGCCAGCGGATCAGGCAGCTCGAGGAGATGGTGGGCACCGTCCTCCTGCGCCGAACCAGCCGCCGCGTGGAGCTGACGCCGGCCGGCGATGCCTTCCTGGAGGGCGCGCGGCGCACCCTCGCCGCCGCGGAGGGGACGGTGGAGCTGGCGCGCCGGGTGGGGCGCGGGGAGGTGGCTTCGGTGCGCGTGGGCTTCGCGGACTCGGCGGCGCTGAGCATCTTTCCCGCGGCCGTCCGCAAGCACCGCCGCGCCTTCCCCGAGGTGCACCTGGAGCTGGTGGAGGGCCCCACGCGCGTGCACGTGCAGGCCGTGGAGGACACGCACCTGGACCTGGCGGTGGTGCGCGGACCCGTGGCCCCCTCGCCCGGCGTGGTGGCGGAGACGGTGTTCCGCGAGCCGCTGGTGGTGGCGATGCACGCGTCGCACCCCCTCGCGCGGCGGCGGCGCATCCCGCTGGGCGCGCTGCGCGACGAGCCCATCGTCCTCTTCCCCCGCCACCTGGCGCCCGAGTTCCACGACTGGATCACGCGCCTGTGCATGGAGAAGGGCTTCGTGCCGCGCGTGGCCCACGAGGGCGCCGAGTACCAGACGATCCTCAGCCTCGTCGCCGCCGACGTGGGGGTGAGCCTGGTGCCGGCCTCGGTCCGCAGCATCGGCCGCCCCGAGATCCGCTTCCGCCCCCTCCTCGACTGCGCCGAGACCGCCGAGATCGCCGTCGTCTACCGCCCCGGCCGCGCCTTCAGCGCCATGACCGCCTTCATCGACACCCTCCGCCACATCCACACCGAGTTCCCCGCCGGCTGA
- the dapA gene encoding 4-hydroxy-tetrahydrodipicolinate synthase, protein MPDATTPAGALFVGSGVALVTPFDGRGVNEDVLRELVRFHLAEGTDALIVNGSTGEAPAMSAAEQRRAVEIVVDEAAKRVPVIAGAGGSDTAAVAGLARGAREAGADALLIAPPPYSKPPQRGIVAHFRHVMDAGGLPAIAYNVPGRTACNILPETMEVLAEDERIVGIKEASGDISQVAEVCRRLADRVAVYSGNDDQIVPLMSLGGVGVISVLANVAPRDTARMAHAFLEGEAAEARDLQLRYLPLIAAIFREANPIPIKAAVEMLGFAVGEPRLPLVPLADAARAELVEAMRNVGLGER, encoded by the coding sequence ATGCCCGACGCAACCACGCCCGCCGGAGCCCTCTTCGTGGGCTCCGGCGTGGCGCTCGTCACCCCGTTCGACGGCCGCGGTGTCAACGAAGACGTCCTGCGCGAGCTGGTCCGCTTCCACCTCGCGGAGGGGACGGACGCGCTGATCGTCAACGGCAGCACCGGCGAGGCGCCCGCCATGTCCGCCGCCGAGCAGCGCCGCGCGGTGGAGATCGTGGTGGACGAGGCGGCGAAGCGAGTCCCCGTCATCGCCGGGGCGGGGGGGAGCGACACGGCCGCGGTGGCCGGACTGGCTCGCGGCGCACGCGAGGCCGGCGCCGATGCCCTCCTGATCGCGCCGCCGCCCTACAGCAAGCCACCGCAGCGCGGGATCGTCGCGCACTTCCGCCACGTGATGGACGCGGGCGGCCTTCCCGCCATCGCCTACAACGTCCCGGGGCGCACCGCGTGCAACATCCTTCCCGAGACGATGGAGGTCCTGGCCGAGGACGAGCGCATCGTCGGCATCAAGGAAGCGAGCGGCGACATCTCGCAGGTGGCGGAGGTGTGCCGCCGCCTGGCGGACCGCGTCGCCGTGTACAGCGGCAACGACGACCAGATCGTCCCGCTGATGTCGCTGGGCGGCGTGGGCGTCATCTCCGTGCTCGCCAACGTCGCGCCGCGCGACACGGCGCGGATGGCGCACGCCTTCCTGGAGGGCGAGGCCGCCGAGGCGCGCGACCTCCAGCTGCGCTACCTGCCGCTGATCGCGGCCATCTTCCGCGAGGCGAATCCCATCCCCATCAAGGCCGCGGTGGAGATGCTGGGCTTCGCGGTCGGCGAGCCGCGGCTCCCGCTCGTCCCGCTGGCGGACGCGGCGCGCGCGGAGCTGGTGGAGGCGATGCGCAACGTGGGGCTGGGGGAGCGCTGA
- the dapB gene encoding 4-hydroxy-tetrahydrodipicolinate reductase has product MAALRVVLSGVTGRMGTVLAELIRLDDGVELVGGIGRIPERGCDVGCPIVETPETAGAWIREADVVIDFSSPELFGRLVEGQGDALAGKALVVGTTGLGDDGERALDEAARRTAVLAAANFSIGVNLLLALAEQAAAVLGDGYDAEVVEAHHRRKADAPSGTALALGEALARGRGVSLADVRVDGRSGISGERPPGEIGFHSVRGGDIVGEHRVILIGEREQVELGHVARDRALFAEGALRAARWLAGKPAGRYTMRDVLGLS; this is encoded by the coding sequence ATGGCGGCGCTGCGCGTGGTGCTCAGCGGCGTCACGGGGCGGATGGGCACCGTCCTCGCCGAGCTGATCCGCCTGGACGACGGCGTCGAGCTGGTCGGGGGCATCGGGCGCATCCCCGAGCGCGGGTGCGACGTGGGGTGCCCCATCGTGGAGACGCCCGAGACCGCCGGCGCCTGGATCCGCGAGGCCGACGTGGTGATCGATTTCTCCTCGCCCGAGCTTTTCGGCCGTCTGGTGGAGGGGCAGGGCGATGCGCTGGCCGGCAAGGCGCTCGTCGTGGGGACCACCGGCCTGGGGGATGACGGCGAGCGCGCGCTGGACGAGGCCGCGCGCCGCACGGCCGTCCTCGCCGCCGCCAACTTCAGCATCGGCGTCAACCTCCTCCTGGCCCTCGCCGAACAGGCCGCCGCCGTCCTGGGCGACGGCTACGACGCCGAAGTCGTGGAGGCGCACCACCGCCGCAAGGCCGATGCACCCAGCGGCACCGCGCTCGCGCTGGGCGAAGCGCTCGCCCGCGGCCGCGGCGTATCGCTCGCCGACGTGCGCGTGGATGGGCGCAGCGGCATCTCGGGCGAACGGCCGCCCGGCGAGATCGGCTTCCACTCCGTGCGCGGCGGCGACATCGTGGGCGAGCACCGCGTGATACTGATCGGTGAGCGCGAGCAGGTGGAGCTCGGCCACGTCGCCCGCGACCGCGCTCTCTTCGCCGAAGGCGCCCTGCGCGCCGCCCGCTGGCTCGCCGGCAAGCCCGCCGGCCGCTACACCATGCGCGACGTGCTCGGGCTGTCGTAG
- a CDS encoding MgtC/SapB family protein, with translation MDEFLLRIGIPAAVVAALHLDTLGRLVLACVLGGVVGVEREASGKPAGLRTNILICVGAALITEISVLIPLLAEEGQKADPGRLAAQIVSGIGFIGAGTILQSRGRIIGLTSAATLWVVAAVGIAIGAHQYTVAIGATTLIILTLFALRVVENAFLQRRVDRRYNVAVDPSMEALATVEEKLKGLGLRTRVESIDKERDVFQLVIRAIGPLDGHERAVRMMAMEPQVRSMGRG, from the coding sequence ATGGACGAATTCCTCCTTCGCATCGGCATACCGGCGGCGGTGGTGGCGGCGCTGCACCTGGACACGCTGGGGCGGCTCGTGCTGGCGTGCGTGCTGGGCGGCGTGGTGGGCGTGGAGCGCGAAGCGTCCGGCAAGCCCGCGGGGCTGCGCACCAACATCCTCATCTGCGTGGGCGCGGCGCTCATCACCGAGATCTCCGTCCTCATCCCGCTGCTCGCGGAGGAGGGGCAGAAGGCCGACCCGGGACGCCTCGCCGCGCAGATCGTCTCCGGCATCGGCTTCATCGGCGCGGGGACGATCCTGCAGTCGCGCGGGCGGATCATCGGGCTGACATCGGCGGCGACGCTGTGGGTGGTGGCGGCGGTGGGGATCGCGATCGGCGCCCACCAGTACACCGTCGCCATCGGCGCCACGACCCTCATCATCCTCACCCTCTTCGCCCTGCGCGTGGTGGAGAACGCCTTCCTGCAGCGGCGCGTGGACCGGCGCTACAACGTGGCGGTGGACCCCTCGATGGAGGCGCTGGCCACGGTGGAGGAGAAGCTCAAGGGGCTCGGCCTCCGCACCCGCGTCGAGTCGATCGACAAGGAGCGCGACGTGTTCCAGCTGGTGATCCGCGCCATCGGGCCACTGGACGGGCACGAGCGCGCGGTGCGGATGATGGCGATGGAGCCGCAGGTGCGCAGCATGGGCCGCGGATGA